In Methanocellales archaeon, a single window of DNA contains:
- a CDS encoding ABC transporter substrate-binding protein — protein sequence MSIKIGLIRGICQMPGYVAYEKGFFKDQGLDISCSVDPTAWILADKLISGEISFGIVPWTRVVSARDKGDNLIVIAGSGYEETATVVRRDANINSLSELKGKRISLPVEGGMKDLTSQALFKKYGITPKNTEILRLPSGDAAILAMLSGRVDATTNVEPYATMAVELGIGKIIARGKDILPKVPGCSLTTTDHFLRDHPDIVLKFIKAILKAEEFCHEEQEEAAKISSKYIGISSEIVREALRYNQPHTDITGSIEVMTGIVRLMKELGYIESISKEFYDFELLKEAKAELE from the coding sequence TTGTCCATCAAAATCGGATTAATAAGGGGCATATGCCAAATGCCCGGGTATGTAGCCTATGAGAAGGGATTTTTCAAAGATCAGGGGTTAGACATCTCATGTTCAGTTGATCCAACGGCATGGATACTGGCTGATAAACTTATTTCTGGTGAGATCTCTTTTGGGATCGTTCCTTGGACGAGAGTTGTGAGCGCAAGAGACAAAGGAGATAATTTGATCGTAATTGCTGGCTCAGGTTATGAGGAGACTGCCACAGTAGTTCGAAGAGACGCGAATATAAACAGCCTTTCAGAACTCAAAGGAAAAAGGATCTCCCTTCCGGTTGAAGGCGGCATGAAGGACCTGACATCTCAGGCTTTGTTCAAAAAGTATGGTATAACTCCTAAGAATACGGAGATTTTAAGGCTTCCCAGTGGGGATGCGGCCATACTTGCCATGTTAAGCGGCCGTGTAGATGCTACGACCAATGTGGAGCCCTATGCCACAATGGCAGTTGAGCTTGGCATAGGAAAGATAATCGCCAGAGGAAAGGACATTCTCCCGAAGGTGCCTGGCTGCAGCCTTACTACTACAGACCATTTTCTTCGGGATCATCCCGATATAGTTTTAAAGTTTATAAAAGCGATTTTAAAGGCAGAGGAATTTTGCCATGAAGAGCAGGAAGAGGCAGCAAAAATTAGCTCTAAATATATTGGAATATCCTCTGAAATTGTCAGGGAGGCTTTAAGGTACAATCAGCCCCACACCGACATAACCGGTAGCATAGAGGTGATGACGGGGATTGTAAGGCTGATGAAGGAGCTGGGCTATATCGAAAGCATATCCAAAGAATTTTATGATTTTGAGCTGCTCAAAGAGGCAAAAGCAGAGTTGGAATAG
- a CDS encoding UbiA family prenyltransferase: MEPSILDIGFGVAGPTGKGLKAKILAVLCVHRMLWFPWGVLCASTGALLFMVQHLPPWKLIVGLLAAGLLTRVISQADMLYDWWSGEDERLGPPNSTLPLVTGLLSPKTVLFFMAVETIFCLWVALFLFNLTCFFVAVLMLMWGLTYSASPPLKRLTELQRRIYRSLSGLMVLGGIAMVAPERIFSGEAFVATLAVIIGCLAYHDKDSLRFTPLTPKGTISFTVLMSLFEYLWLIVLWQTFSLNWAFLMLYFGLAIFKIRAISQGYAHSEEHKSHIKLTHVGVMNYTLMLVIINISAAYAIYI; this comes from the coding sequence ATGGAGCCGTCTATCTTAGACATAGGATTTGGCGTAGCAGGGCCGACAGGTAAAGGGTTAAAGGCCAAAATTCTCGCAGTACTTTGCGTTCATCGGATGCTATGGTTTCCTTGGGGTGTTTTGTGTGCCAGCACCGGAGCACTTCTATTCATGGTTCAGCATCTTCCACCATGGAAGCTTATCGTGGGGTTACTCGCAGCAGGTCTGTTGACAAGGGTAATCTCCCAGGCAGACATGCTATATGACTGGTGGTCGGGAGAGGATGAACGCCTCGGTCCGCCCAATTCAACCCTTCCGCTGGTAACCGGGCTCCTCTCCCCGAAAACTGTCCTATTCTTCATGGCGGTTGAGACGATATTTTGTTTGTGGGTTGCCCTCTTCCTATTCAATCTAACCTGCTTTTTTGTGGCAGTCCTAATGCTCATGTGGGGTTTGACTTACTCTGCAAGCCCGCCTTTGAAAAGACTGACCGAGCTTCAAAGGCGCATCTATCGCTCCCTGAGTGGTCTGATGGTCCTGGGCGGAATCGCCATGGTGGCACCCGAAAGAATATTTTCAGGGGAGGCTTTCGTCGCCACTCTGGCAGTCATCATTGGGTGCTTGGCTTACCATGATAAAGACTCCCTGCGTTTTACACCGCTGACTCCAAAGGGCACGATATCCTTCACGGTTTTGATGAGCCTATTTGAATACCTGTGGCTCATAGTGCTCTGGCAAACCTTTAGCTTGAACTGGGCATTCCTGATGCTATATTTTGGGCTGGCAATCTTTAAAATCAGGGCGATTTCCCAGGGATACGCTCACTCGGAGGAGCATAAATCTCATATAAAGTTGACACATGTGGGTGTTATGAACTACACTCTGATGCTTGTAATAATTAACATATCCGCAGCATATGCCATTTACATATAA
- a CDS encoding radical SAM protein yields MELSIYKGPGFEILLEVKGRSAQMVIKGPISRLVKHISEGFNAHAAMEKLAAVREEEVVISCLMPPAPSGPFRRLVGAQVNRLLLRKSIPESLMLLTTGRCQCTCKHCIVYGMEKSSDLSTKELYHVIDQALELGAYHISFEGGEPTLRDDIFDLIEHVDKDKASTHLITNGLRLTKNYVRKLKEVGLFYLHVSLDSPYPEEHDDFRGIEGIFEKASAGVKYGVEEELIGIVEYTANPYNSDLERLEDLYKHCSSLGVHEILVDEVVPGGRWGFDEGDILKKEDYERLAEFQNEANKRENGPRVSASYSYRDPDIMGCFAGRRWMWISPTGEVMPCLHIPLSFGNVRDTSLAQAWKNIRRNPLFKKKPKTCTWRDPQYRENYFEHIRTAIEEERLPYRVE; encoded by the coding sequence TTGGAACTATCGATTTATAAAGGCCCCGGCTTTGAGATACTGCTTGAGGTTAAAGGCAGAAGTGCCCAGATGGTGATAAAGGGCCCGATCTCAAGATTGGTAAAGCACATCTCCGAAGGGTTTAATGCGCATGCAGCTATGGAGAAACTAGCGGCCGTTCGAGAGGAAGAGGTCGTAATATCCTGTTTAATGCCCCCGGCCCCAAGTGGACCTTTTAGAAGGCTCGTAGGTGCACAGGTGAATCGTCTCCTTTTGCGAAAATCCATTCCTGAGAGCTTGATGCTGCTGACCACGGGCAGGTGCCAATGCACATGTAAGCACTGCATAGTGTACGGAATGGAGAAAAGCTCAGATCTCTCCACCAAGGAGCTTTATCATGTGATAGATCAGGCCCTTGAACTCGGAGCCTATCATATAAGCTTTGAAGGCGGGGAGCCAACCCTAAGGGACGATATATTCGATTTGATCGAGCATGTTGACAAGGATAAAGCCTCCACTCACCTGATAACGAACGGGCTCCGCCTGACAAAAAACTACGTAAGAAAACTGAAGGAGGTTGGGCTTTTCTATCTGCATGTCAGCCTGGACAGCCCCTATCCGGAGGAGCACGATGATTTTAGGGGGATCGAGGGAATTTTTGAAAAAGCATCTGCGGGAGTCAAGTATGGTGTTGAAGAGGAATTGATAGGAATCGTCGAATACACAGCTAATCCCTATAACTCAGATTTGGAGAGGTTGGAGGATTTATACAAACATTGCAGTTCACTCGGTGTGCATGAGATCTTGGTTGACGAGGTGGTTCCCGGAGGCAGGTGGGGGTTCGATGAAGGCGACATACTGAAGAAGGAGGATTATGAGAGGTTGGCTGAATTCCAAAATGAGGCGAATAAGAGGGAAAACGGACCCAGGGTATCCGCTTCTTACTCCTACAGGGATCCAGACATCATGGGGTGCTTTGCTGGAAGAAGATGGATGTGGATATCGCCAACCGGCGAGGTTATGCCCTGCTTGCACATCCCCCTTTCCTTTGGAAATGTGCGTGACACGAGCTTAGCTCAAGCCTGGAAAAATATAAGGAGAAATCCCCTTTTTAAGAAAAAGCCCAAAACCTGCACCTGGAGAGACCCGCAATACAGGGAGAATTATTTCGAGCATATCAGAACTGCCATTGAAGAAGAAAGGTTGCCCTACCGGGTGGAATAG
- a CDS encoding isoprenylcysteine carboxylmethyltransferase family protein → MKNYGDEMRKMEKREGNVRDLVEKLQRGELTSKETLKKLKERKLTEGTWGKWEGQALNIFWIVYFVLWLPLNFTFSGQLLIIHFPAILIYLSIVLLAIGTFFSIWGNYLHRTRGGLEKIDEAIILYKEGAYRIIRHPQAFGFIMWPILLPVILSSYVPFTILSIAAIITMIVYLYYGCYLEEKLDIEKWGDEYRQYIKEVPRFNFILGLWNLRRKGE, encoded by the coding sequence ATGAAAAACTATGGAGATGAGATGAGAAAAATGGAAAAGAGAGAGGGTAACGTAAGGGATTTGGTGGAAAAACTCCAAAGAGGAGAACTCACTTCTAAAGAGACATTGAAAAAACTTAAAGAAAGAAAACTTACGGAAGGAACTTGGGGGAAGTGGGAGGGACAAGCTCTTAATATATTTTGGATTGTGTATTTCGTACTCTGGCTGCCTCTTAACTTCACGTTCTCCGGTCAACTCCTAATAATCCACTTTCCAGCGATTCTGATCTACCTTTCGATCGTTCTTCTAGCGATTGGAACATTTTTCAGTATTTGGGGAAATTATCTGCATCGCACAAGGGGCGGGCTCGAGAAAATTGATGAAGCCATCATTCTTTATAAAGAGGGAGCATATCGCATTATAAGACATCCTCAAGCTTTTGGCTTCATAATGTGGCCTATCTTGCTGCCTGTTATCCTCAGTTCATATGTTCCATTCACCATTCTTTCAATTGCCGCTATTATCACGATGATCGTTTACCTTTACTATGGATGCTATCTGGAAGAGAAGCTTGATATAGAGAAGTGGGGTGATGAGTACAGGCAATATATAAAAGAAGTTCCAAGATTTAATTTCATACTAGGGTTGTGGAATTTAAGGAGAAAAGGAGAATAA
- a CDS encoding isoprenylcysteine carboxylmethyltransferase family protein — translation MEFKEKRRIMTPQEGEVKDLAEKLNRGELTTEEVLREMKKRGLYHHADEPIPGVFAISSTILWGLLCFLPSICKVLNLHFAEIPSIEIPLVVTYVALILVVVMPPPLFYSAHLREKRSVTKDENIILVRTGAYGVVRHPAGLGGLILFLALPFIFAVGLPFTILSVFGEIALITGVYLQALHEEKINLRKWGDEYRQYMEEVPRFNFIKGLWNLRKRI, via the coding sequence GTGGAATTTAAGGAGAAAAGGAGAATAATGACACCTCAGGAAGGAGAGGTAAAGGATCTGGCGGAAAAGCTTAATCGAGGAGAATTAACGACTGAAGAAGTGTTAAGGGAGATGAAAAAACGAGGGTTGTATCATCATGCTGATGAACCAATTCCAGGCGTATTTGCGATAAGTAGTACAATCCTATGGGGTTTGTTATGTTTTCTACCAAGTATTTGTAAGGTGTTGAATCTACATTTTGCTGAAATCCCTTCCATAGAGATACCTCTTGTAGTAACCTATGTAGCCCTTATTTTAGTGGTTGTAATGCCCCCTCCATTGTTTTATTCAGCCCATTTACGGGAAAAACGGAGTGTAACTAAGGACGAAAATATAATCTTGGTTAGAACTGGTGCGTATGGAGTTGTGAGGCATCCAGCAGGTTTAGGTGGACTAATTTTATTCCTTGCATTACCCTTCATCTTTGCGGTTGGGTTACCGTTTACTATATTATCGGTATTTGGCGAGATAGCACTGATAACGGGTGTTTATTTACAGGCTTTGCATGAGGAGAAAATTAATCTCAGGAAGTGGGGTGATGAGTACAGGCAATACATGGAAGAAGTCCCAAGATTTAATTTTATAAAAGGCTTATGGAATTTGAGGAAAAGAATATAG
- a CDS encoding radical SAM protein, with protein sequence MSEVSVYKSKGIEIWLEATEHHTKLKSSGPLSLPCAPILRHVNSMLQNEKPIEVREDSVILTTWLPPIPSGPFRRALKAEIDILLRRKYAPQAVSINAFKRCSCRCAHCNMVQSPGEELTTGELKDFVDQVIGLGSISLGFAEGDPLLREDLVDLVEHVDKEKAIASIFTPGILLTEEKAVHLKKAGLYATIIGLRSPIPAEHNAARGVKGAFEKATQSMKNAVKAGLYVSMHTHANPSLIESGKLEGLYDLAAQLGVHELTVWESISTWNYMDNEGIMLNESHRKRILDMYRRVNSTPEGPRMFSMTFFESPNLFGCMAGRRWLNLVDSGDLTPCTYMPLSFGNIREEKVKDIWGRMRKFQEFKRKRSCLMLDPEFRSKYFKEIPKGAPIHMEKLD encoded by the coding sequence GTGTCAGAGGTGTCGGTGTACAAGTCCAAGGGCATTGAGATTTGGTTGGAGGCGACAGAGCACCATACCAAACTCAAGTCATCCGGTCCTCTTTCGCTGCCATGTGCTCCCATCCTCAGACACGTTAATTCCATGCTTCAAAATGAGAAGCCCATAGAAGTGAGGGAGGATTCGGTCATACTCACAACGTGGTTGCCCCCCATTCCGAGTGGTCCCTTCAGACGGGCGCTAAAAGCGGAAATCGACATATTGCTGCGGAGAAAGTATGCGCCCCAAGCCGTATCCATCAACGCTTTTAAGAGATGCTCATGCAGATGTGCCCATTGCAACATGGTGCAATCTCCCGGTGAGGAGCTTACGACAGGTGAGTTGAAGGATTTCGTCGATCAGGTGATTGGGCTGGGCTCCATATCCCTCGGCTTCGCTGAAGGTGATCCGCTCCTGCGTGAAGACCTTGTGGACCTGGTAGAGCATGTTGATAAGGAGAAGGCCATAGCGAGCATATTCACACCTGGCATTCTTTTGACCGAAGAAAAGGCAGTACATTTAAAGAAAGCGGGATTGTACGCCACTATCATAGGTCTACGCAGCCCAATTCCTGCCGAACATAATGCGGCCAGGGGTGTTAAAGGCGCGTTTGAAAAAGCAACGCAATCCATGAAAAATGCCGTAAAGGCCGGCTTGTACGTTTCGATGCATACCCATGCAAATCCGAGCCTAATCGAAAGCGGAAAATTGGAGGGATTGTATGACCTCGCAGCACAACTCGGAGTCCATGAACTCACGGTATGGGAGTCCATTTCTACCTGGAACTACATGGACAATGAGGGGATTATGCTTAATGAGAGTCATAGAAAGCGCATACTTGATATGTACAGGAGGGTGAACTCCACACCGGAAGGCCCAAGGATGTTCTCGATGACGTTTTTTGAATCGCCGAATCTCTTCGGGTGTATGGCTGGGAGAAGGTGGCTGAATTTGGTGGATTCCGGGGATTTGACTCCCTGTACTTATATGCCCCTCTCTTTCGGGAACATAAGGGAAGAGAAGGTCAAAGACATCTGGGGGAGGATGAGAAAGTTCCAGGAGTTCAAGCGCAAGAGATCGTGCCTGATGCTGGATCCGGAATTCAGGTCGAAGTACTTTAAGGAAATTCCGAAAGGGGCTCCGATACATATGGAAAAATTGGATTAG
- a CDS encoding radical SAM protein — protein MKLLAYQMPGIRAFLEIEDGKVRAAAEGLLSFLARPICEKFNDNFSGSPAAILKEGVFISTVFPLVPSEPFRRLMSAQLKNRLFGTFTPECVAIMVTSRCQCKCQHCIAYGITGKEELSTEEMCDLIDQSLKLGAYQISFEGGEPTLRSDLPELISHIDKSKAISRVVTNGLLLTEEYVRRLKKAGLDILTISLDSPYPEIHDRFRGVTGLFDRVTEGIKHAIKAGLIVCVIYVASPQNSDSETMNDLLEYCEKLGVHELLIDEIFAGGKWSGKEVLTDRDRERLINLARVQKRNICVTPFFHLRNPDLFGCFAGRRWMFISPTGDVMPCMHTPISFGNIRETDLKDIWKSMRRHALFRKKPEICTINDPYFKDNYLKKIPKDADLPYPIEKIE, from the coding sequence ATGAAGCTTTTAGCTTACCAAATGCCTGGCATTAGAGCCTTCTTGGAAATCGAAGATGGAAAAGTTAGGGCGGCGGCAGAAGGCCTTCTTTCCTTCTTGGCCAGGCCGATTTGCGAGAAGTTCAACGATAATTTTTCAGGATCGCCTGCGGCCATCCTCAAAGAGGGCGTATTTATTTCAACCGTCTTCCCGCTGGTTCCCAGTGAGCCCTTTAGGAGGTTGATGAGCGCCCAATTAAAAAATCGTCTCTTTGGCACGTTTACGCCCGAATGTGTCGCCATCATGGTTACCAGTAGGTGCCAGTGCAAATGCCAGCATTGTATTGCCTACGGAATAACAGGCAAAGAAGAACTATCCACTGAGGAAATGTGTGATTTAATCGATCAATCCCTCAAACTCGGAGCCTATCAAATCAGCTTTGAAGGTGGAGAGCCTACCCTTAGGTCAGACCTCCCAGAGCTGATATCCCACATCGATAAAAGCAAGGCGATATCGCGTGTTGTGACCAATGGTCTCCTCCTGACAGAGGAATACGTGCGGAGGCTAAAAAAGGCTGGATTGGACATACTCACCATCAGCTTAGACAGCCCCTATCCAGAAATTCACGATCGATTTAGAGGGGTGACAGGTCTATTTGACAGGGTCACTGAAGGCATCAAGCATGCTATAAAAGCTGGCCTCATAGTATGCGTGATATATGTTGCATCGCCCCAGAATTCGGATTCGGAAACCATGAACGATCTGTTAGAATATTGTGAAAAGCTGGGTGTTCACGAGCTTTTAATCGATGAGATCTTTGCCGGTGGAAAGTGGTCTGGCAAGGAGGTACTAACTGATCGCGATAGGGAGCGTTTGATCAATCTGGCGAGAGTACAGAAAAGAAACATCTGTGTAACTCCCTTTTTCCATCTCAGAAATCCCGATTTATTCGGCTGCTTCGCTGGGAGGCGATGGATGTTCATTTCGCCTACAGGCGATGTCATGCCATGCATGCACACCCCCATCTCATTCGGAAACATCAGGGAGACGGATTTGAAAGACATATGGAAGAGCATGCGTAGACATGCACTGTTCAGAAAAAAGCCAGAAATATGCACCATCAACGACCCCTATTTTAAGGATAACTATCTCAAAAAAATCCCCAAAGATGCAGATTTGCCCTATCCGATCGAGAAGATTGAGTAA
- a CDS encoding radical SAM protein, producing the protein MNMKIRNFAPLTVMKALWQLWVKKGPLILSHGINSECNLRCQFCIYWREKGEEMGKKEIFRLLDEARSMGVLIYNVWTAEPLMRKDLPECLEYAKSLGMMTFMVTNGVLLKERVDELSNLDYLSVSVDGTKSYEKLRGVDLDRVLDGINAARKKGIPTVINCVLNGKNLDEIEALIRIVEDLGIWISFEPLHEYEDISQDVWDELGLSDLDKYRKTVDRIIELKREGSLVLNSYTYLRMMRDFDPDFRCHVNDIILHVASNGEVENCRVYRQNMGEGGLGKAWESSKETRKKMSEECNGCLFFGYAELSLLYSLKLEVMLNCARIFRKFIRS; encoded by the coding sequence ATGAACATGAAGATAAGAAATTTCGCTCCTTTGACGGTAATGAAAGCCCTGTGGCAGCTATGGGTAAAAAAGGGACCTTTGATACTCTCTCACGGGATTAACTCAGAATGCAACCTCCGTTGCCAATTTTGCATCTATTGGAGGGAGAAGGGGGAGGAGATGGGAAAAAAAGAGATATTCCGTCTTCTTGATGAAGCGCGATCTATGGGCGTCTTGATATATAACGTATGGACTGCAGAACCCCTTATGAGAAAAGATCTCCCGGAATGTCTTGAGTATGCTAAGTCTCTGGGAATGATGACCTTCATGGTAACCAACGGGGTTCTTTTAAAGGAGAGAGTGGATGAACTCTCGAATCTGGATTACCTGTCGGTTTCCGTGGATGGCACCAAGAGCTATGAGAAGCTGAGAGGAGTCGATCTTGATAGGGTTTTGGATGGGATTAATGCCGCAAGAAAAAAGGGAATTCCGACCGTGATAAATTGCGTTCTCAACGGAAAGAATCTGGACGAGATCGAAGCGCTCATACGCATCGTCGAAGATTTGGGGATATGGATATCATTCGAGCCTCTTCATGAGTATGAAGACATTTCTCAAGATGTTTGGGATGAGCTGGGACTAAGCGATCTGGATAAATACAGAAAGACCGTCGACCGAATCATTGAATTAAAAAGAGAGGGCTCACTGGTTCTAAATTCCTACACCTATCTCAGGATGATGAGGGACTTCGACCCTGACTTCCGCTGTCATGTCAACGACATCATTCTCCATGTTGCATCCAATGGTGAAGTAGAAAACTGCAGGGTCTACCGCCAAAACATGGGAGAGGGGGGTCTCGGTAAAGCCTGGGAATCCTCCAAAGAGACTAGAAAAAAAATGTCTGAGGAATGTAACGGATGCCTCTTTTTTGGATACGCTGAGCTAAGCCTCCTTTATAGCCTAAAACTTGAAGTGATGCTGAACTGTGCCAGAATATTCAGAAAATTCATTAGGTCTTAG
- a CDS encoding NAD(P)/FAD-dependent oxidoreductase has protein sequence MADQMSYDIIVVGASPAGLMAAWKASQAGSSVLLLDKKERIGDGPHPADTTFEGMFKITGLSIQKEYVIHGLRGMHIVSPSGFRIVINSPGFAIDRAMFDEYYAGIARDSGAEIKTGSRAIDLTLGDETQEVTTRENNEKRAYKAKIVIGADGIESSIPHWAGLKSMKHPEEMASAVQAEMIGVETEYPDYFQYHIGRSVAPGWKATISPKGDSKASVAAFVRNAPRPAMEYFNQFVYKNKLASHFFEKAKILDLLEGGDPIATMPGDLVDKGIMIVGGAGGQAGLPYGMLAGIIGGDVAAKAIAADDISKKRLEGYVGRWRKELFPEYKTGYRALKVMERIPDEDVDKMVKALRDVDVTRELSRHSTTFMKGLGILSLALRKDPKLLRLVKYLV, from the coding sequence ATGGCTGATCAGATGTCATACGATATAATAGTGGTCGGAGCCAGTCCTGCTGGTTTGATGGCAGCGTGGAAAGCTTCACAGGCGGGATCGAGCGTATTGCTTTTGGATAAAAAGGAGCGAATTGGGGATGGACCGCACCCGGCAGACACGACGTTTGAGGGTATGTTTAAAATAACCGGCTTAAGCATCCAAAAAGAATACGTGATTCATGGGTTAAGGGGCATGCACATCGTATCCCCGTCTGGCTTCAGAATTGTAATCAACAGCCCGGGATTCGCCATCGATAGAGCTATGTTCGATGAATATTACGCTGGAATTGCCCGGGATTCGGGTGCCGAGATCAAGACAGGCTCAAGGGCCATTGACCTAACACTTGGCGATGAGACTCAGGAGGTGACCACAAGAGAGAATAACGAGAAGAGAGCTTATAAGGCAAAGATCGTCATCGGAGCTGACGGCATAGAATCGTCCATCCCCCATTGGGCTGGATTGAAATCCATGAAGCATCCAGAGGAGATGGCCTCAGCAGTTCAAGCAGAAATGATCGGCGTTGAGACAGAGTACCCAGACTATTTTCAATATCACATAGGGCGGTCGGTGGCACCTGGCTGGAAGGCAACCATATCTCCTAAAGGCGACTCTAAAGCAAGCGTTGCAGCCTTTGTTCGCAATGCACCAAGACCTGCCATGGAATACTTCAATCAATTTGTTTATAAGAACAAGTTGGCATCTCACTTTTTCGAGAAGGCTAAAATCCTGGACCTTTTGGAGGGAGGGGACCCCATAGCCACCATGCCGGGTGATTTAGTAGACAAGGGAATCATGATCGTCGGCGGTGCAGGTGGACAAGCAGGCTTACCCTATGGAATGTTAGCTGGGATCATAGGCGGTGATGTGGCAGCCAAAGCCATAGCAGCAGACGATATATCTAAAAAACGCCTTGAAGGATATGTAGGTAGGTGGCGCAAGGAATTATTCCCAGAATACAAGACAGGCTATAGGGCGCTCAAGGTCATGGAGAGAATACCGGACGAAGACGTTGATAAAATGGTCAAAGCTCTTCGGGATGTTGACGTTACGAGAGAGCTATCCAGACATTCAACGACTTTCATGAAGGGCCTAGGCATCCTTTCATTGGCACTTAGGAAGGACCCAAAGCTCCTGCGATTGGTAAAATATCTTGTATGA